Proteins encoded together in one Variovorax paradoxus EPS window:
- a CDS encoding shikimate dehydrogenase family protein — translation MISGKTTLIAHLGYPTEAFKAPMIYNPWFDKQGIDAVVVPMGVKPEDYAATLPQVFRFSNLRGALVTMPHKVTTMGLVDEVTPTARIAGACNAILKRPDGTLLGDQFDGAGFVRGVERKGRLFKGTRVLVSGTGGVGSAIAASIAAAGAAELMLFDMSDASAEALAARLREHYPRMKVATGSKDPAGYDVVVNATPLGMKDSDPLPFDVDRIDPKTFVGEVVMKTEYTPLLQAAKAKGCAVQVGTDMLFEMIPAYLEFFGFGTASPEELRAVAQLKY, via the coding sequence ATGATTTCCGGCAAGACAACGCTCATCGCCCACCTCGGCTATCCGACCGAGGCCTTCAAGGCGCCGATGATCTACAACCCCTGGTTCGACAAGCAGGGCATCGATGCGGTGGTGGTGCCGATGGGCGTGAAGCCCGAGGACTACGCAGCCACGCTGCCGCAGGTGTTCAGGTTCTCGAACCTCCGCGGTGCGCTGGTCACGATGCCGCACAAGGTCACGACGATGGGGCTGGTCGATGAGGTGACGCCGACGGCGCGCATCGCGGGCGCATGCAACGCCATCCTCAAGCGCCCCGACGGCACGCTGCTCGGCGACCAGTTCGATGGCGCGGGCTTCGTGCGCGGCGTGGAGCGCAAGGGCAGGCTCTTCAAGGGCACGCGGGTGCTGGTGTCGGGCACGGGCGGCGTGGGCTCGGCCATCGCGGCCTCGATCGCCGCCGCGGGCGCCGCCGAGCTGATGCTGTTCGACATGAGCGATGCATCGGCCGAGGCGCTTGCCGCGCGGCTGCGCGAGCACTACCCGCGGATGAAGGTCGCCACGGGCTCTAAGGACCCGGCCGGCTACGACGTGGTCGTCAACGCCACGCCGCTCGGCATGAAGGACAGCGACCCGCTCCCTTTCGACGTGGACCGCATCGATCCGAAAACTTTCGTCGGCGAGGTCGTCATGAAGACCGAATACACGCCGCTGCTGCAGGCCGCGAAGGCCAAGGGCTGCGCGGTGCAGGTCGGCACCGACATGCTGTTCGAGATGATCCCGGCCTACCTCGAATTCTTCGGCTTCGGCACCGCGTCCCCCGAGGAACTGCGCGCCGTGGCCCAACTGAAATATTGA
- a CDS encoding MFS transporter → MATTTAKEPQGRHQSKKAAASGWIGSALEYYDFFIYATAAALIFPQIFFPKGDPTTAIVASLATYGVGYVARPIGAFVLGHWGDTHGRKQVLVLCMFLMGFSTVAVGLLPTYDQVGLLAPVLLVLLRLVQGFAVAGEISGASSMILEHAPFGRRGFFASFTLQGVQAGQILAAAVFLPLAHYMPEDAFNSWGWRIPFLLSFLVIVAGYIIRREVDETPAFAEVDKKGEVAKSPIVQAFTDSWADMLRVVCMALMNVIPVVATVFGAAYAVQAAYGIGFQKDVYLWIPVLGNILAVLVIPFVGNLSDRIGRKPPIIVGALASGLLSFVYLYAISIKNVPLAICMSLLMWGIVYQGYNATFPSFYPELFRTRNRVSAMAISQNIGTTFTALLPALFAAVAPPGSTNVWFTVGAITFAVTILAALAAMSARETYRIHMRDLGDPNAVPVDKAEYERLREQTLSDARLGKVVSA, encoded by the coding sequence ATGGCCACTACAACAGCCAAAGAGCCCCAAGGCAGGCACCAGTCGAAGAAAGCCGCCGCAAGCGGCTGGATCGGCTCGGCGCTGGAGTACTACGACTTCTTCATCTACGCCACCGCGGCGGCGCTGATCTTTCCGCAGATCTTCTTTCCGAAGGGCGACCCGACGACCGCCATCGTCGCATCGCTCGCGACCTATGGCGTGGGCTATGTCGCGCGCCCCATCGGTGCCTTCGTGCTCGGCCACTGGGGCGACACGCACGGGCGCAAGCAGGTGCTGGTGCTGTGCATGTTCCTGATGGGCTTCTCGACCGTGGCCGTAGGCCTGCTGCCGACCTATGACCAGGTCGGCCTGCTGGCACCGGTGCTGCTGGTGCTGCTGCGCCTGGTGCAGGGCTTCGCGGTGGCGGGCGAGATCTCGGGCGCGAGCTCGATGATCCTGGAGCACGCACCCTTCGGGCGCCGCGGCTTCTTCGCGAGCTTCACGCTGCAGGGCGTGCAGGCCGGCCAGATTCTGGCGGCCGCGGTCTTCTTGCCGCTCGCGCACTACATGCCCGAAGACGCCTTCAACTCGTGGGGCTGGCGCATTCCGTTCCTCTTGAGCTTCCTGGTCATCGTGGCCGGCTACATCATCCGCCGCGAGGTCGACGAGACGCCCGCTTTTGCCGAAGTCGACAAGAAGGGCGAAGTGGCGAAGTCGCCCATCGTGCAGGCCTTCACCGACAGCTGGGCCGACATGCTGCGCGTGGTCTGCATGGCGCTCATGAACGTGATTCCGGTGGTCGCCACCGTGTTCGGCGCGGCCTATGCGGTGCAGGCGGCCTACGGCATCGGCTTCCAGAAAGACGTGTACCTGTGGATTCCCGTGCTCGGCAACATCCTCGCGGTGTTGGTGATTCCGTTCGTGGGCAACCTCTCGGACCGCATCGGCCGGAAGCCCCCGATCATCGTGGGCGCGCTGGCCTCGGGGCTGCTGTCGTTCGTGTACCTGTACGCCATCAGCATCAAGAACGTGCCGCTCGCGATCTGCATGTCGCTGCTGATGTGGGGCATCGTGTACCAGGGCTACAACGCGACCTTCCCGAGCTTCTATCCGGAGCTCTTCCGCACCCGCAACCGCGTGTCGGCCATGGCCATCTCGCAGAACATCGGCACCACCTTCACCGCGCTCCTGCCGGCGCTGTTCGCCGCCGTCGCGCCTCCGGGCTCGACCAATGTGTGGTTCACCGTGGGCGCGATCACCTTCGCGGTGACCATCCTCGCGGCCCTCGCTGCGATGAGCGCCCGCGAGACCTACCGCATCCACATGCGCGACCTGGGCGACCCCAATGCCGTGCCGGTGGACAAGGCCGAATACGAGCGCCTCCGCGAGCAGACGCTGTCGGACGCGCGGCTGGGCAAGGTCGTCTCGGCCTGA
- a CDS encoding DsbA family oxidoreductase: MTTSSSHLKIDFVSDVSCPWCAVGLSSLEAALKRVAPEVTAELHFQPFELNPQMPPEGQDTFEHLNQKYGSSREQQAEAREMIRQRGAAVGFEFSPEGRPRVYNTFNAHRLLHWAELESPAKQAALKKLLLKAYFTDSQNPSDPEVLVRAATEAGLDATRAREVLASDEYAAETRERERMYTDAGIHSVPAIIINDQHLISGGQPVEVFERALKQIAGAEPSQVVSA; the protein is encoded by the coding sequence ATGACCACCTCTTCATCCCACCTCAAGATCGATTTCGTCTCCGATGTGTCTTGCCCCTGGTGCGCCGTTGGCCTGAGTTCGCTCGAGGCGGCGCTCAAGAGGGTGGCACCGGAGGTCACCGCGGAACTGCACTTCCAGCCCTTCGAGCTGAACCCGCAGATGCCGCCCGAAGGGCAGGACACCTTCGAGCACCTGAACCAGAAGTACGGCTCCTCGCGGGAGCAGCAAGCAGAGGCGCGCGAAATGATCCGCCAGCGCGGCGCGGCCGTCGGCTTCGAGTTCAGCCCCGAGGGCCGGCCCCGGGTCTACAACACCTTCAACGCACACCGGCTGCTGCACTGGGCCGAGCTCGAGAGCCCGGCCAAGCAGGCGGCGCTCAAGAAGCTGCTGCTCAAGGCCTACTTCACCGACAGCCAGAACCCCTCGGACCCCGAGGTGCTGGTGCGCGCGGCGACCGAAGCGGGCCTCGATGCAACGCGGGCCCGCGAGGTCCTGGCGAGCGACGAGTACGCCGCCGAGACCCGCGAACGCGAGCGCATGTACACCGATGCCGGCATCCACTCGGTGCCCGCGATCATCATCAACGATCAGCACCTGATCTCCGGCGGCCAGCCGGTCGAGGTGTTCGAGCGGGCGCTCAAGCAGATTGCGGGTGCGGAGCCGAGCCAGGTCGTGAGCGCCTGA
- a CDS encoding bifunctional sugar phosphate isomerase/epimerase/4-hydroxyphenylpyruvate dioxygenase family protein, which produces MHRSIATVSLSGTLRQKLEAVAAAGFDGIELFEADFINFKGTATELRGIVADLGLAIDLYQPFRDFEGMPEPQFRRSLERAERKFDLMEAMGAPMVLCCSNTSPLAMDDPALAAAQLHELAERAARRNLRVGFEALAWGRHTSLYGQAWNIVKQADHPHLGLILDSFHTLSLKDDPAGIADIPGEKIFFLQMADAPLLAMDVLQWARHHRSFPGQGDFDVTGFFTQVLRAGYTGPLSLEIFNDIFRETPNRRTAVDAMRSLLYLESEARQRLAAVQPQQHVELFNPPPVAALSGLSFIEFAANEASALTLDTLVRQLGFRRIGKHRSKAVTLYRQGEINFIVNAQPDSFARDRFEAHGTSVCALGVRCADPLAAVERATAMRSKRHDSPVGPNELRVPAVVAPGGNLIHFVAESLGANGLYEADFILEDELPTADNDAGLQQIDHVALGLALDQLDTWVLFTRAVLGLEPGESLELADPFGLIRSRGVANAERSVRLVLNVSLSQRTRTARTLSVTGGGAVHHIALNCEDIFETAAKLRANGTRFVPISDNYHDDLATRIDLAPELLERMRAAGVLFDRSPAGDYLHIYTESFEGGLFFEVAQRIGAYDAYGALNAPARLASQAQD; this is translated from the coding sequence ATGCATCGCTCCATCGCCACGGTCTCGCTCAGCGGCACCCTTCGCCAGAAGCTCGAAGCGGTCGCGGCCGCCGGGTTCGACGGCATCGAGCTGTTCGAGGCCGACTTCATCAACTTCAAGGGCACGGCCACCGAACTGCGCGGCATCGTGGCCGACCTCGGCCTGGCTATCGACCTCTACCAGCCCTTCCGCGATTTCGAAGGCATGCCCGAGCCGCAGTTCCGCCGCAGCCTGGAGCGCGCCGAGCGCAAGTTCGACCTGATGGAAGCGATGGGCGCGCCGATGGTGCTGTGCTGCTCGAACACCTCGCCGCTGGCCATGGACGACCCGGCTCTCGCCGCCGCGCAGTTGCACGAACTGGCCGAGCGTGCCGCGCGCCGCAACCTGCGCGTGGGCTTCGAGGCGCTGGCCTGGGGCCGCCACACCTCGCTCTATGGGCAGGCCTGGAACATCGTGAAGCAGGCGGATCACCCGCACCTCGGGCTGATCCTCGACAGCTTCCACACGCTGTCGCTGAAGGACGACCCGGCGGGCATCGCCGACATCCCGGGCGAGAAGATCTTCTTCCTTCAGATGGCCGATGCGCCGCTGCTTGCGATGGATGTACTGCAGTGGGCGCGCCACCACCGCTCGTTTCCGGGGCAGGGCGATTTCGACGTGACCGGGTTCTTCACGCAGGTGCTGCGCGCGGGCTACACCGGGCCGCTGTCGCTGGAAATCTTCAACGACATCTTTCGCGAGACGCCGAACCGGCGCACCGCCGTCGATGCGATGCGTTCGTTGCTGTACCTGGAGAGCGAAGCGCGCCAGCGGCTCGCCGCGGTGCAGCCGCAGCAGCACGTGGAGCTTTTCAATCCGCCGCCGGTGGCCGCGCTTTCGGGGCTGTCGTTCATCGAGTTCGCGGCGAACGAAGCCTCGGCGCTCACGCTCGACACGCTGGTGCGGCAGCTCGGCTTTCGCCGCATCGGCAAGCATCGCTCCAAGGCCGTGACGCTGTACCGGCAGGGCGAGATCAACTTCATCGTGAATGCGCAGCCGGACTCCTTTGCGCGCGACCGTTTCGAGGCGCATGGCACCTCGGTGTGCGCGCTGGGCGTGCGCTGCGCCGATCCGCTTGCAGCAGTGGAGCGCGCGACCGCGATGCGCTCCAAGCGCCACGACAGTCCGGTCGGCCCGAACGAGTTGCGCGTGCCGGCGGTCGTCGCGCCGGGCGGCAACCTCATTCATTTCGTGGCGGAGTCGCTGGGTGCGAACGGCCTGTACGAAGCCGACTTCATCCTCGAAGACGAGCTGCCCACCGCCGACAACGATGCGGGCCTCCAGCAGATCGACCACGTCGCCCTCGGCCTTGCGCTCGATCAGCTCGACACCTGGGTGCTCTTCACGCGCGCCGTGCTCGGCCTGGAGCCCGGCGAAAGCCTGGAACTCGCCGACCCCTTCGGCCTGATCCGCAGCCGCGGCGTCGCCAACGCCGAACGCAGCGTGCGCCTCGTGCTCAACGTGTCGCTGAGCCAGCGCACACGCACCGCGCGCACGCTCAGCGTGACCGGCGGCGGCGCGGTGCACCACATCGCGTTGAACTGCGAAGACATCTTCGAAACGGCCGCAAAGCTGCGCGCCAACGGCACGCGCTTCGTGCCGATTTCGGACAACTACCACGACGACCTCGCCACGCGCATCGACCTCGCGCCCGAGCTGCTGGAACGCATGCGCGCCGCGGGCGTGCTGTTCGACCGCTCGCCGGCCGGCGACTACCTGCACATCTACACCGAGAGCTTCGAAGGCGGCCTGTTCTTCGAGGTCGCGCAGCGCATCGGCGCCTACGACGCCTACGGTGCGCTCAACGCACCCGCGCGCCTGGCCTCGCAGGCGCAGGACTGA
- a CDS encoding carboxymuconolactone decarboxylase family protein, producing MTAPATSSNDYEDGLVNRRRVLGDAWVDKSLANRNGFNAEFQELITRHAWNDIWGRPALGDKTRRYMVLSMMLGIHAYEEFAMHVRAALDGPPESRLTPDDIKEVIMMAAIYCGVPVANHAFGIATNILREKGLLPVAPASPATPAQ from the coding sequence ATGACCGCCCCCGCAACCTCAAGCAACGACTACGAAGACGGCCTCGTGAATCGCCGCCGCGTCCTCGGCGATGCCTGGGTCGACAAGTCGCTCGCCAACCGCAACGGCTTCAACGCCGAGTTCCAGGAACTCATCACGCGCCATGCATGGAACGACATCTGGGGTCGCCCCGCGCTGGGCGACAAGACGCGCCGCTACATGGTGCTGTCGATGATGCTGGGCATCCACGCGTACGAAGAATTCGCGATGCACGTGCGCGCCGCGCTCGACGGCCCGCCCGAGTCGCGCCTCACGCCAGACGACATCAAGGAAGTGATCATGATGGCCGCCATCTACTGCGGCGTGCCGGTGGCCAACCATGCATTCGGCATCGCCACGAACATCCTGCGCGAGAAGGGGCTGCTGCCCGTGGCCCCCGCATCGCCTGCGACGCCTGCGCAGTGA
- a CDS encoding multidrug effflux MFS transporter: MLPLLLAAQPVATDSYLPALPAIAKELGSASTSLTLFVLAFGFAQLLCGPLADRFGRRPVLLTGLACYAIAALGGAFAGSVALLAGWRTLQGFSMAAILVCSRAAVRDLYPAHEGPHVMARGLTGLGVVGLIAPLLGAWLVQGAGWRWVMVAMAVYASLLFAMCWRSFGETRKPLTGESSAPRGSTRAVFASRSFRAWASVAATTYGGLFCFLLLSPMVYIGYLGWSPAWYGWIPAGGSLVYIFSTTMCRTLLRRYGPVRTVRLGASLSMTGAIIQALGCWLMPLSAVPLLVGHAVYCLGHGIHQPCGQAGAVGDLPHLAGRAVSWSGFGMMMVAFCVGQIAALFVDTGYSHGAWPMVVPMLVAGAVLLAIAFLWLPRLQPPKHP; this comes from the coding sequence ATGCTGCCGCTGCTCCTGGCAGCGCAGCCCGTCGCCACCGACAGCTACCTGCCGGCGCTCCCCGCCATCGCCAAGGAGCTCGGCTCGGCCAGCACCAGCCTCACGCTGTTCGTGCTGGCCTTCGGCTTTGCGCAGCTGCTCTGCGGCCCGCTGGCCGATCGTTTCGGACGCAGGCCCGTGCTGCTCACAGGGCTTGCCTGCTATGCGATCGCCGCACTCGGCGGTGCGTTCGCCGGCAGCGTGGCGCTGCTTGCGGGCTGGCGCACGCTGCAGGGTTTTTCGATGGCCGCGATCCTCGTGTGCTCGCGCGCGGCGGTGCGCGATCTCTATCCCGCGCACGAGGGCCCGCATGTGATGGCGCGCGGCCTCACGGGGCTGGGCGTGGTCGGACTGATCGCGCCGCTGCTCGGCGCATGGCTCGTGCAGGGCGCGGGCTGGCGCTGGGTGATGGTGGCGATGGCGGTGTATGCCTCGCTGCTGTTCGCGATGTGCTGGCGCTCGTTCGGCGAAACGCGCAAGCCGCTCACCGGCGAATCGTCCGCGCCGCGCGGCAGCACGCGCGCGGTGTTCGCAAGCCGTTCGTTCCGTGCGTGGGCCTCGGTGGCCGCGACGACTTACGGCGGGCTCTTCTGCTTTCTGTTGCTCTCGCCGATGGTCTACATCGGCTACCTCGGCTGGTCGCCCGCGTGGTACGGCTGGATCCCGGCCGGCGGCTCGCTGGTCTACATCTTCAGCACCACCATGTGCCGCACGCTGCTGCGGCGCTACGGGCCGGTACGCACCGTGCGGCTCGGCGCATCGCTGAGCATGACGGGCGCGATCATCCAGGCGCTGGGCTGCTGGCTCATGCCGCTGAGCGCCGTGCCGCTGCTCGTGGGCCACGCGGTGTACTGCCTCGGCCACGGCATCCACCAGCCCTGCGGACAAGCGGGCGCGGTGGGCGACCTGCCGCATCTTGCAGGGCGGGCCGTGTCGTGGTCGGGCTTCGGCATGATGATGGTCGCGTTCTGCGTGGGGCAAATCGCCGCGCTGTTCGTCGATACCGGTTACTCCCATGGCGCATGGCCCATGGTCGTGCCGATGCTGGTGGCCGGTGCCGTGCTGCTGGCCATCGCGTTCCTCTGGCTCCCGCGTCTTCAACCTCCAAAGCACCCATAA
- a CDS encoding IclR family transcriptional regulator domain-containing protein, whose protein sequence is MSKESKDSKDDSPVPAGLDKRDWIAGLERGVSIIEAFDDANPRLTASQAGQRTNMTRTAARRYLLTLQHMGYVASDGKLFWLTPRVLRLGRSYLESARLPRVVQPFLQRVAAGTNEIAYLSVMDGDEVVYIARNGPNRSMSTGYVLGARVPAQVTASGMLMLALRSDAELNEWLATRQLTVFTSHTIASMERMKLELARIRAQGWALSEQQLDLNSRGIAVPLRDRHGTLVGALNITMPMGHESSEDAVARVLPVLRETAQAMRNLI, encoded by the coding sequence ATGAGCAAAGAGAGCAAGGACAGCAAGGACGACTCCCCCGTACCCGCGGGCCTGGACAAGCGCGACTGGATCGCTGGCCTCGAGCGCGGCGTGAGCATCATCGAGGCCTTCGACGATGCCAACCCGCGCCTCACCGCCAGCCAGGCCGGTCAGCGCACGAACATGACGCGCACCGCCGCGCGTCGCTACCTGCTCACGCTGCAGCACATGGGCTACGTGGCGAGCGACGGCAAGCTGTTCTGGCTCACGCCACGCGTGCTGCGGCTGGGCCGCTCGTACCTCGAATCGGCCCGGCTGCCGCGCGTGGTACAGCCCTTCCTGCAGCGGGTGGCGGCCGGCACCAACGAGATCGCCTACCTGAGCGTGATGGACGGCGACGAGGTCGTCTACATCGCGCGCAACGGCCCGAACCGCAGCATGAGCACCGGCTATGTGCTGGGCGCGCGCGTGCCGGCGCAGGTCACGGCCTCGGGCATGTTGATGCTGGCGCTGCGCAGCGATGCCGAGCTGAACGAGTGGCTGGCGACGCGGCAGCTCACCGTGTTCACCTCGCACACCATCGCGAGCATGGAGCGCATGAAGCTCGAACTGGCGCGCATCCGCGCACAGGGCTGGGCGCTGTCGGAGCAGCAGCTCGACCTCAATTCACGCGGCATCGCGGTGCCGCTGCGCGACCGGCACGGCACGCTGGTGGGGGCGCTGAACATCACGATGCCGATGGGCCACGAGAGCTCCGAGGACGCGGTGGCACGCGTGCTGCCTGTGCTGCGCGAGACGGCGCAGGCGATGCGCAACCTGATCTGA
- a CDS encoding shikimate dehydrogenase family protein → MSHSISGSTQAYLIPGDPVRNVRLPRMFNATFERFGIDAVLLPMQVPVRDFAVFFKSAFLARNVRGMVIAPPHKPLVVDLLDGCGLFGRVAGSVNVVRRTEGGQLEGDLFDGEGLIGALDHCNIPFRGKRVLILGAGVSAAAIGVALAEGGTVNGAEHIAFFDTAAGKAAGLAAKLDAFFDATVVAVESNAPEGYDLVINATPLGLVEGDALPLDVSRMESHAALFDILLRNQPTPLVRAARARGLNAQAGFEMLIQQMPHYLRYFGHLDAADALQADANFLREIVYPPAMQAEIANPLRYHSPSVA, encoded by the coding sequence ATGAGCCATTCCATCAGCGGCAGCACCCAGGCTTACCTGATCCCGGGCGATCCGGTTCGCAATGTGCGGCTGCCGCGCATGTTCAACGCCACCTTCGAGCGCTTCGGCATCGACGCGGTGCTGCTGCCGATGCAGGTGCCGGTGCGCGACTTCGCGGTGTTCTTCAAGTCGGCCTTTCTCGCGCGCAACGTGCGCGGCATGGTGATCGCGCCGCCGCACAAGCCGCTGGTGGTCGACCTGCTCGACGGCTGCGGCCTCTTCGGCCGCGTGGCGGGCTCGGTCAACGTGGTGCGCCGCACCGAAGGCGGCCAACTCGAGGGCGACCTGTTCGACGGCGAAGGCCTCATCGGCGCGCTCGACCACTGCAACATTCCCTTCCGCGGCAAGCGCGTGCTGATCCTCGGCGCGGGCGTGAGCGCCGCGGCCATCGGCGTGGCGCTGGCCGAGGGCGGCACGGTGAACGGCGCGGAACACATCGCCTTCTTCGACACGGCGGCCGGCAAGGCGGCGGGCCTGGCGGCCAAGCTCGATGCCTTCTTCGATGCGACCGTGGTCGCGGTCGAGAGCAATGCGCCCGAAGGCTACGACCTCGTGATCAACGCCACGCCGCTCGGGCTGGTCGAAGGCGATGCGCTGCCGCTCGACGTGTCGCGCATGGAAAGCCACGCGGCGCTGTTCGACATCCTCTTGCGCAACCAGCCCACGCCGCTGGTGCGTGCGGCGCGTGCGCGCGGGCTCAATGCGCAGGCCGGCTTCGAGATGCTGATCCAGCAGATGCCGCACTACCTGCGCTACTTCGGCCACCTGGACGCGGCCGATGCGCTGCAGGCCGATGCGAATTTCCTGCGCGAAATCGTCTATCCGCCGGCGATGCAGGCCGAGATCGCGAACCCCTTGCGCTATCACTCGCCCAGCGTCGCCTGA
- the pcaB gene encoding 3-carboxy-cis,cis-muconate cycloisomerase: MSIFEGFLSTSETLGAFSDRAFVDAMLRFEAALARAQAAEGLIPESAAHSIVGSCKVELFDVAKIVRESGRAGSVAIPLVKALREAVGLFNAEAAPFVHFGSTSQDVIDSAMALVTREAVALVETDLAKAADALLRLATQHAETPMLARTLMQPASVTSFGFKCAGWAAPLVRSRLRLREAAKHALQLQLGGAVGTLAQMKGQGAAVRKRMAKELGLGDPGATWHTQRDEWVALGCELGLMTGSLGKIAVDIALLGQYEVAEVAEPSEPGRGGSSAMPHKRNPVASMVAIAAAHRAPQRVAALLGAMPQQHERALGAWQAELAEWPQLLMSAHGSVRAMAGALPGLQVDAARMRANIDRLRAELPRDAADEWFDPALAIGAGQTALAEVKALQTQLKDKELSQ, from the coding sequence ATGAGCATTTTCGAAGGCTTCCTCTCCACATCCGAAACACTCGGCGCTTTCAGCGACCGCGCATTCGTCGACGCCATGCTGCGCTTCGAGGCCGCGCTCGCACGTGCGCAGGCGGCCGAAGGGCTGATTCCCGAGAGCGCCGCGCACTCCATCGTCGGGAGCTGCAAGGTCGAGCTGTTCGACGTTGCCAAGATCGTTCGCGAGAGCGGCCGCGCGGGCAGCGTGGCGATTCCGCTGGTCAAGGCGCTACGCGAAGCCGTGGGCCTCTTCAATGCCGAGGCCGCGCCGTTCGTTCACTTCGGCAGCACCAGCCAGGACGTGATCGACAGCGCGATGGCGCTGGTCACGCGCGAGGCGGTGGCGCTCGTCGAAACCGACCTTGCCAAGGCCGCCGATGCGCTGCTGCGCCTTGCCACGCAGCACGCCGAAACGCCGATGCTCGCGCGCACGCTGATGCAGCCGGCCTCGGTGACCAGCTTCGGCTTCAAGTGCGCGGGCTGGGCCGCGCCGCTGGTGCGCAGCCGCTTGCGCCTGCGCGAAGCGGCGAAGCACGCGCTGCAACTGCAGTTGGGCGGCGCCGTCGGCACGCTCGCGCAGATGAAGGGGCAGGGCGCCGCGGTGCGCAAGCGCATGGCGAAGGAACTGGGCCTCGGCGACCCCGGCGCCACCTGGCACACGCAGCGCGACGAATGGGTGGCGCTCGGCTGCGAGCTCGGGCTCATGACAGGCAGCCTCGGCAAGATCGCCGTCGACATCGCGCTGCTCGGCCAGTACGAAGTGGCCGAAGTGGCGGAGCCCAGCGAACCCGGCCGCGGCGGCTCGTCGGCGATGCCGCACAAGCGCAACCCGGTGGCCTCGATGGTCGCCATCGCCGCCGCGCACCGCGCGCCGCAGCGCGTGGCCGCCTTGCTCGGCGCGATGCCGCAGCAGCACGAACGCGCCCTCGGCGCCTGGCAGGCCGAGCTGGCCGAATGGCCGCAGCTCCTGATGTCGGCGCACGGCAGCGTGCGCGCGATGGCCGGCGCATTGCCCGGCCTGCAGGTGGACGCCGCGCGCATGCGCGCCAACATCGACCGGCTGCGCGCCGAGCTGCCGCGCGATGCGGCGGACGAATGGTTCGACCCCGCGCTCGCCATCGGCGCGGGCCAGACCGCGCTGGCGGAAGTGAAGGCGCTGCAAACCCAACTCAAGGACAAGGAACTCTCGCAATGA
- a CDS encoding alpha/beta fold hydrolase — protein MTIRLNVVREGEGPFVVLSHALGCSLRMWDGVAAQLARAHTVIRYDHRNHGGSEVVPGALRIETLAQDAAELIQREADGEPVHFVGLSMGGMTAQALAVRHPELLKTVVIANSSAHYPDQAPWRARAETVAAKGVGAIASGAVARWLTPAYAATPEGAAAAKSLHDVLVATDAQGYIESCNAVAAIDFRESNHRIAVPTLVVGGLQDEATPMDMSRAMAAAIPGARLATIDAAHLSAVERPAEFAQLLIDYWRSL, from the coding sequence ATGACCATCCGCCTGAATGTCGTTCGCGAAGGCGAAGGCCCCTTCGTCGTGCTCAGCCATGCGCTGGGCTGCAGCCTGCGCATGTGGGACGGCGTGGCCGCGCAGCTTGCGCGCGCGCACACCGTGATCCGCTACGACCACCGAAACCACGGCGGCTCCGAGGTGGTGCCGGGCGCCTTGCGCATCGAGACGCTGGCGCAGGACGCGGCCGAACTGATCCAGCGGGAGGCGGACGGTGAGCCGGTGCATTTCGTCGGTCTCTCGATGGGCGGCATGACCGCGCAGGCGCTCGCGGTGCGCCACCCCGAACTGCTCAAGACCGTGGTGATCGCCAATTCGTCCGCCCACTATCCCGACCAGGCGCCGTGGCGCGCGCGGGCCGAGACGGTGGCGGCGAAGGGCGTCGGCGCAATCGCGTCGGGCGCAGTGGCGCGCTGGCTCACGCCGGCGTATGCCGCGACCCCCGAGGGAGCAGCCGCTGCGAAGTCGCTGCACGACGTGCTGGTCGCGACCGACGCGCAGGGCTACATCGAGAGCTGCAACGCGGTCGCCGCCATCGATTTCCGCGAGAGCAACCACCGCATCGCCGTGCCCACCCTCGTGGTCGGCGGCCTGCAGGACGAAGCCACCCCGATGGACATGTCGCGGGCCATGGCCGCGGCGATTCCCGGTGCGCGCCTGGCGACCATCGATGCCGCGCACCTGAGCGCCGTGGAGCGTCCGGCCGAATTCGCGCAACTGCTGATCGATTACTGGCGCAGCCTCTGA